A genome region from Vibrio tapetis subsp. tapetis includes the following:
- the rnpA gene encoding ribonuclease P protein component: MLTPEHYQNVFQQAHRAGSPHFTIIARKNTLSHPRLGLAVPKKQIKTAVGRNRFKRLTRESFRNIQHQLPNKDFVVIAKKSAQDLSNDEMYKLLEKLWHRLSRPSRG; encoded by the coding sequence TTGTTAACTCCCGAGCATTATCAAAATGTCTTCCAGCAAGCTCATCGAGCAGGCTCACCTCATTTCACCATAATAGCTAGAAAGAACACTCTTTCTCATCCTCGTCTTGGCTTAGCCGTTCCTAAAAAGCAGATTAAAACCGCCGTAGGTCGAAATCGCTTCAAACGTTTAACCCGAGAAAGCTTTCGAAACATTCAGCATCAACTTCCTAACAAAGATTTTGTTGTTATTGCGAAAAAAAGCGCGCAGGATTTAAGCAATGATGAAATGTATAAGCTTCTAGAAAAATTATGGCATCGCCTGTCTCGCCCTTCGCGTGGTTAG
- the rsmG gene encoding 16S rRNA (guanine(527)-N(7))-methyltransferase RsmG, protein MSALRLKLDQLIDQTDLEVNDHQRDQLVGYVEMLNKWNKAYNLTSVRDPQEMVVKHILDSIVVSPYLPGEDFIDVGTGPGLPGIPLAIMNPDKRFTLLDSLGKRIRFIKQVVHELGISNVTPVQSRVEDFHVEEGFDAVLSRAFASVVDMVEWCHHLPKAKSGVFLALKGMRPDTELDQLPSWCSVTNIKALKVPELEGERHLVTLVRKDK, encoded by the coding sequence ATGAGCGCTTTACGCCTTAAACTTGATCAGTTGATTGATCAGACCGATCTAGAAGTCAATGATCATCAACGAGATCAACTGGTTGGTTACGTTGAAATGTTAAACAAGTGGAATAAAGCTTATAATTTAACGTCGGTTCGCGATCCTCAAGAAATGGTCGTTAAACATATACTTGATAGCATAGTGGTAAGTCCTTACTTACCTGGTGAAGATTTTATTGATGTTGGTACGGGCCCTGGTTTACCGGGTATCCCACTCGCAATCATGAATCCTGATAAGCGTTTTACGTTACTTGATAGCCTTGGTAAGCGTATTCGTTTTATTAAGCAAGTTGTGCACGAACTCGGTATTTCAAACGTTACTCCTGTACAGAGCAGAGTTGAAGACTTTCATGTTGAAGAAGGCTTTGATGCAGTTTTGAGTCGCGCATTTGCTTCGGTTGTTGATATGGTAGAGTGGTGTCACCATTTACCTAAAGCAAAAAGCGGGGTATTTTTGGCACTAAAAGGAATGCGTCCAGATACCGAGTTGGATCAACTACCGAGTTGGTGTTCTGTGACTAACATCAAAGCTTTGAAAGTTCCTGAGCTCGAAGGTGAACGACATCTTGTAACCTTAGTGCGCAAGGATAAATAA
- the mnmE gene encoding tRNA uridine-5-carboxymethylaminomethyl(34) synthesis GTPase MnmE, with the protein MTTDTIVAQATAPGRGGVGIIRVSGPKAAQVALEVTGKSLKPRYAEYLPFTDESGTELDQGIALYFPNPHSFTGEDVLELQGHGGPVVMDMLIKRILTISGVRPARPGEFSERAFLNDKMDLTQAEAIADLIDASSEEAAKSALQSLQGQFSKRINTLVESLIHLRIYVEAAIDFPEEEIDFLADGKVSNDLQTIINNLGEVRKEANQGSIMREGMKVVIAGRPNAGKSSLLNALSGKESAIVTDIAGTTRDVLREHIHIDGMPLHIIDTAGLREASDEVEKIGIERAWEEIAQADRVLFMVDGTTTNATNPADIWPEFVDRLPKKIGITVIRNKADQTDESLGICHVNDPTLIRLSAKTGQGVDALRTHLKEIMGFSGNQEGGFMARRRHLDSLSHAAEHLDIGQQQLESYMAGEILAEELRIAQQHLNEITGEFSSDDLLGRIFSSFCIGK; encoded by the coding sequence ATGACAACAGACACTATTGTTGCTCAAGCTACGGCTCCAGGTCGAGGCGGCGTGGGGATTATTCGAGTATCTGGCCCAAAAGCCGCTCAAGTAGCGCTTGAGGTAACAGGCAAGAGCCTTAAACCTCGTTATGCTGAATACCTTCCTTTTACCGATGAAAGTGGCACAGAGCTGGATCAAGGCATTGCTTTGTACTTCCCTAACCCACACTCGTTTACCGGGGAAGATGTCCTAGAATTACAAGGGCACGGTGGCCCAGTTGTCATGGATATGCTAATCAAACGCATCCTAACTATTTCTGGTGTTCGCCCGGCACGTCCAGGGGAGTTCTCTGAACGCGCTTTCTTAAACGATAAGATGGATCTAACACAAGCAGAAGCGATTGCTGACCTTATTGATGCGAGTTCAGAAGAAGCCGCGAAGTCAGCGCTACAGTCGTTACAAGGCCAGTTCTCTAAGCGGATTAATACGCTGGTGGAATCTCTGATACATCTACGCATCTATGTTGAAGCGGCGATAGACTTTCCAGAAGAAGAAATCGACTTTCTTGCTGATGGTAAAGTAAGTAATGACTTACAAACCATCATCAACAACCTCGGGGAAGTTCGTAAAGAAGCCAACCAAGGCTCCATCATGCGTGAAGGCATGAAAGTCGTGATTGCAGGACGACCTAACGCGGGTAAATCCAGTCTATTGAACGCATTATCGGGTAAAGAGTCAGCCATTGTTACTGATATCGCCGGTACAACCCGAGACGTATTACGTGAGCACATTCATATAGACGGTATGCCTTTGCATATTATTGATACCGCAGGCCTACGTGAGGCGTCAGATGAAGTCGAAAAAATAGGTATTGAGCGTGCATGGGAAGAAATTGCCCAAGCCGATCGTGTTTTATTTATGGTTGACGGCACCACAACGAACGCAACAAATCCAGCTGATATTTGGCCAGAGTTTGTCGATCGACTGCCTAAAAAGATCGGTATTACAGTGATCCGCAACAAAGCAGATCAAACCGATGAAAGCTTAGGGATCTGTCATGTAAACGATCCTACTCTGATTCGTCTTTCAGCAAAAACGGGGCAAGGTGTAGACGCACTACGAACCCACCTTAAGGAAATCATGGGCTTCTCGGGGAATCAGGAAGGTGGTTTTATGGCTCGAAGACGACACCTTGACTCGCTCTCTCACGCCGCCGAGCATCTGGATATCGGACAGCAACAATTGGAAAGCTATATGGCCGGTGAAATACTGGCTGAAGAGTTGAGAATCGCTCAACAACACCTAAATGAAATTACCGGTGAATTTAGCTCTGATGATTTATTAGGCCGCATTTTCTCATCATTTTGTATTGGTAAATAA
- the rpmH gene encoding 50S ribosomal protein L34, with product MSKRTFQPSVLKRKRSHGFRARMATKNGRATINARRAKGRKRLSK from the coding sequence ATGTCTAAACGCACTTTTCAACCTTCAGTTCTAAAGCGCAAGCGTAGCCACGGCTTCCGTGCTCGCATGGCAACTAAGAACGGTCGCGCAACAATCAATGCACGTCGTGCTAAAGGCCGTAAGCGCCTTTCAAAATAA
- the dnaN gene encoding DNA polymerase III subunit beta: MKFTIERSHLIKPLQQVSGALGGRPTLPILGNLLLKVEDNTLSMTATDLEVELVSRVALEGDFEAGSITVPSRKFLDICRGLPDAAVITVVLDADRIQLRSGRSRFSLATLPASDFPNIEDWQDDVALSLSQGDLRSLVEKTQFSMANQDVRYYLNGMLFEVDGTTLRSVATDGHRMAVSQTTLVGEFENKQIIVPRKGVQELVKLLDAPEQEVTLQIGSSNIRAEVNNFTFTSKLVDGRFPDYRRVMPQSSNKTLEASCDELRQAFSRAAILSNEKFRGVRVNFDGSEMRITANNPEQEEAEEVLDVSYQGDALEIGFNVSYVLDVLNTLRCDQVRISMSDANASALVENAQDDSAMYVVMPIRL, encoded by the coding sequence ATGAAATTTACCATTGAACGTAGCCATTTAATCAAACCATTACAGCAAGTGTCTGGCGCACTTGGTGGCCGGCCAACATTGCCTATTTTGGGGAATTTGCTGCTCAAGGTAGAAGACAACACATTATCGATGACTGCAACTGACCTTGAGGTCGAGTTGGTAAGCCGAGTGGCACTCGAAGGTGACTTTGAAGCGGGTAGTATTACTGTTCCATCGCGTAAATTCTTAGATATTTGTCGCGGTTTACCTGATGCTGCGGTCATCACCGTTGTATTAGACGCAGACCGTATTCAACTGCGCTCCGGTCGTAGCCGTTTTTCTTTGGCAACATTACCGGCAAGTGACTTTCCTAATATCGAAGACTGGCAAGATGACGTAGCGTTATCTCTGTCTCAAGGTGACCTACGCAGTTTAGTAGAAAAAACTCAATTCTCGATGGCGAATCAAGATGTTCGCTATTACTTAAATGGCATGCTATTTGAGGTTGACGGTACTACGCTTCGTTCTGTTGCAACAGATGGTCACCGTATGGCGGTATCTCAAACGACCCTGGTGGGTGAGTTTGAAAATAAGCAAATCATCGTGCCACGCAAAGGCGTGCAAGAGTTGGTTAAGTTACTCGATGCTCCCGAGCAAGAAGTAACATTGCAGATAGGCAGTTCAAATATTCGTGCTGAAGTAAATAATTTCACCTTTACTTCTAAGCTAGTTGACGGCCGTTTCCCAGATTATCGACGCGTAATGCCACAAAGTAGTAACAAGACACTAGAAGCAAGCTGTGACGAATTACGTCAAGCATTTTCTCGTGCTGCTATTTTATCGAATGAAAAATTCCGTGGCGTGCGAGTTAATTTTGATGGCAGTGAAATGCGCATCACAGCCAATAACCCTGAGCAAGAAGAAGCCGAAGAAGTTTTGGATGTGTCTTATCAAGGTGATGCACTCGAAATCGGCTTTAATGTTAGCTATGTGTTGGATGTGTTGAACACACTTCGTTGCGATCAAGTACGTATATCGATGTCTGATGCAAACGCTAGTGCATTAGTTGAAAATGCTCAAGATGACAGTGCCATGTATGTCGTAATGCCAATTCGTTTGTAA
- the yidD gene encoding membrane protein insertion efficiency factor YidD, whose protein sequence is MASPVSPFAWLAIGLVKLYQWIISPLLGPRCRFTPTCSQYALEALKAHGFAKGCWLSGKRLLKCHPLSDGGYDPVPPVQKQDRDN, encoded by the coding sequence ATGGCATCGCCTGTCTCGCCCTTCGCGTGGTTAGCCATTGGATTGGTTAAACTCTACCAATGGATAATTAGTCCTTTATTAGGACCACGTTGCCGTTTTACACCGACTTGCTCTCAATATGCCTTAGAAGCGTTGAAAGCTCACGGTTTTGCAAAAGGATGTTGGCTATCAGGCAAACGTCTATTAAAATGCCATCCTTTGAGTGATGGGGGATATGACCCCGTCCCACCAGTCCAAAAACAAGACAGAGATAATTAA
- the mnmG gene encoding tRNA uridine-5-carboxymethylaminomethyl(34) synthesis enzyme MnmG, translated as MLYHENFDVIVVGGGHAGTEAALASARTGQRTLLLTHNIDTLGQMSCNPAIGGIGKGHLVKEVDALGGLMAQAIDHSGIQFRTLNASKGPAVRATRAQADRALYKSFVRNFLENQPNLTLFQQSVDDLIVENDHVVGVVTQMGLKFRAQAVVLTVGTFLGGKIHIGMESSSGGRAGDPPSIALADRLRELPLRVDRLKTGTPPRIDARSVDFSVLEPQHGDNPTPVFSFMGNRSQQPRQIPCFITHTNEQTHDVIRANLDRSPMYAGVIEGIGPRYCPSIEDKVMRFADKNSHQIFVEPEGLTTHELYPNGISTSLPFDVQVQIVRSMKGFENAHIVRPGYAIEYDFFDPRDLKQTYENKYIHGLFFAGQINGTTGYEEAAAQGLMAGLNASLYTQGKDGWNPRRDQAYMGVLIDDLSTMGTKEPYRMFTSRAEYRLLLREDNADLRLTEKGHELGLVDEARWARFNEKVESIEKERQRLKDTWMNPKSEGIDKLNELLKTPMSREASGEDLLRRPEMNYSLLTGLEAFTPSIEDKQAAEQVEIQVKYEGYIQRQQDEIEKSLRHENTQIPTDTDYSQVSGLSNEVVAKLDQAKPETVGIASRISGITPAAISIILVHLKKKGQLKKGDL; from the coding sequence ATGCTTTATCACGAAAATTTTGATGTCATCGTAGTTGGTGGCGGACATGCAGGAACGGAAGCCGCACTCGCATCAGCAAGAACAGGTCAACGTACCTTGTTACTCACTCATAACATCGATACTTTAGGTCAAATGTCTTGTAACCCAGCAATTGGTGGCATCGGCAAAGGACATTTAGTAAAAGAAGTTGATGCTCTAGGTGGGTTAATGGCTCAAGCGATTGATCATTCTGGTATTCAATTTCGCACTCTTAACGCATCAAAAGGGCCTGCGGTTCGTGCCACTCGCGCTCAAGCCGATCGTGCACTTTACAAATCATTTGTGCGTAACTTTCTCGAGAACCAACCGAATCTAACCCTATTTCAACAATCAGTTGACGATCTTATTGTAGAAAATGATCATGTGGTTGGTGTTGTAACTCAAATGGGCCTCAAATTCCGCGCTCAAGCTGTGGTATTAACCGTAGGAACGTTCCTTGGTGGAAAGATCCATATTGGAATGGAAAGCAGCTCTGGAGGTCGTGCAGGCGATCCTCCTTCGATCGCTTTAGCCGATCGCCTCAGAGAACTGCCATTGCGTGTGGACAGACTTAAAACAGGTACTCCACCGAGAATTGATGCTAGAAGTGTCGACTTCTCTGTTTTAGAACCTCAGCATGGTGATAATCCAACCCCTGTTTTCTCATTTATGGGAAATAGAAGCCAGCAACCACGTCAGATCCCATGTTTTATTACTCACACCAATGAGCAAACACATGATGTGATCCGTGCAAACTTGGATCGTAGTCCAATGTATGCGGGTGTTATTGAAGGAATTGGGCCTCGGTACTGTCCGTCAATTGAAGACAAAGTCATGCGCTTTGCCGACAAAAACAGCCACCAAATATTTGTTGAACCAGAAGGCTTAACAACACATGAATTATACCCAAATGGTATTTCTACAAGTTTGCCATTTGATGTACAGGTTCAAATCGTTCGTTCTATGAAAGGGTTTGAAAATGCGCATATTGTTCGTCCAGGTTACGCCATTGAATACGATTTCTTCGATCCAAGAGACTTAAAGCAAACTTATGAAAATAAGTATATTCATGGTTTGTTTTTTGCGGGCCAAATTAATGGCACTACTGGCTATGAAGAAGCCGCAGCACAAGGTTTAATGGCTGGATTGAACGCCAGTTTATATACCCAAGGTAAAGACGGATGGAACCCTCGTCGCGACCAAGCTTACATGGGCGTATTGATCGACGATCTGTCGACCATGGGAACCAAAGAACCTTATCGAATGTTCACTTCTCGTGCCGAATATCGTTTGTTACTACGAGAAGACAATGCGGATTTACGTTTGACCGAAAAAGGCCACGAACTCGGATTGGTCGATGAAGCTCGTTGGGCTCGCTTCAATGAAAAAGTCGAGAGCATTGAAAAAGAACGTCAGCGTCTGAAAGATACTTGGATGAATCCAAAATCAGAAGGCATTGATAAGCTTAATGAACTATTAAAAACACCTATGTCTCGTGAAGCCAGCGGTGAAGACTTATTGCGTCGTCCAGAAATGAATTATTCTTTGTTGACCGGTCTTGAGGCATTTACCCCAAGTATCGAAGACAAACAAGCGGCTGAACAAGTTGAAATACAAGTAAAATATGAAGGTTATATTCAGCGTCAGCAAGATGAGATTGAAAAATCATTACGTCACGAAAACACCCAGATTCCTACTGATACCGATTATTCTCAAGTCAGTGGCTTATCGAATGAAGTCGTTGCAAAACTCGATCAAGCGAAACCAGAAACGGTAGGAATTGCTTCTAGAATTTCAGGTATTACACCGGCAGCAATTTCAATCATCTTGGTGCATTTAAAGAAAAAAGGTCAGCTGAAAAAGGGAGACTTATAA
- a CDS encoding ParA family protein yields the protein MGRIISIANQKGGVGKTTTCVNLAASMAATKRKVLVIDLDPQGNATMASGVDKYQVDATAYDLLVEDTPFSEVVCKKTSGGYDLIAANGDVTAAEIKLMEVFAREVRLKNALASVVDHYDYIFIDCPPSLNLLTINAMAASDSVLVPMQCEYFALEGLTALMDTISKLAAVVNENLKIEGLLRTMYDPRNRLSNDVSDQLKLHFGDKVYRTVIPRNVRLAEAPSHGKPAMYYDKYSTGAKAYLALAGEILRREEIPA from the coding sequence GTGGGAAGAATCATATCAATTGCTAATCAGAAGGGTGGTGTCGGTAAGACGACTACCTGTGTGAATTTGGCGGCCTCTATGGCGGCTACAAAACGAAAAGTGTTGGTGATCGATCTTGACCCACAAGGTAATGCAACCATGGCTAGTGGCGTCGATAAATATCAAGTCGATGCTACGGCTTATGATCTATTGGTTGAAGATACGCCTTTTTCTGAAGTGGTTTGTAAAAAAACCAGTGGTGGTTATGATTTAATTGCCGCTAACGGTGATGTGACGGCAGCAGAAATCAAATTAATGGAAGTGTTTGCACGAGAAGTGCGCCTAAAAAATGCTTTAGCCTCTGTTGTTGATCATTACGATTATATTTTTATTGATTGTCCACCGTCATTAAACCTACTGACTATCAATGCGATGGCTGCATCGGACTCAGTACTTGTGCCCATGCAGTGTGAATATTTTGCATTAGAGGGGCTGACTGCATTGATGGATACCATCAGTAAACTTGCAGCGGTTGTGAATGAAAACCTAAAAATAGAAGGTTTGCTTCGCACCATGTATGATCCGCGAAATCGTTTATCAAACGATGTATCTGATCAGCTTAAACTGCACTTTGGTGATAAAGTGTATCGTACTGTTATTCCACGCAATGTACGTTTGGCTGAAGCGCCGAGTCATGGCAAACCCGCTATGTACTACGACAAATACTCGACGGGAGCTAAAGCGTATTTAGCACTCGCAGGCGAAATACTTCGCCGTGAAGAGATTCCTGCATAA
- the dnaA gene encoding chromosomal replication initiator protein DnaA produces the protein MSSSLWLQCLQQLQEELSVTEFNTWIRPLKAELNDNTLTLFAPNRFVLDWVRDKYFDKINRLLQQFCGNDIPSLRFEVGTSTISAPVRPTRSPADVAAESSAPARMQARKPVPVHKTWDDESEVVNISHRSNVNPKHMFHNFVEGKSNQLGLAAARQVSDNPGTAYNPLFLYGGTGLGKTHLLHAVGNAIVDNKPNAKVVYMHSERFVQDMVKALQNNAIEEFKRYYRSVDALLIDDIQFFANKERSQEEFFHTFNALLEGNQQIILTSDRYPKEINGVEDRLKSRFGWGLTVAIEPPELETRVAILMKKAEDHQIHLADEVAFFIAKRLRSNVRELEGALNRVIANANFTGRPITIDFVREALRDLLALQEKLVTIDNIQKTVAEYYKIKMADLLSKRRSRSVTRPRQLAMALSKELTNHSLPEIGDAFGGRDHTTVLHACRKIQQLREESHDIKEDYSNLIRTLSS, from the coding sequence GTGTCATCTTCGCTATGGTTGCAATGTTTGCAACAGCTTCAAGAAGAGTTATCCGTCACCGAGTTCAATACTTGGATTCGACCGCTTAAAGCGGAGCTCAATGACAATACCCTTACTTTATTTGCACCGAATCGATTTGTACTCGATTGGGTACGCGACAAGTATTTTGATAAAATTAACCGCTTGTTGCAGCAGTTTTGTGGCAACGATATCCCTAGCTTACGCTTCGAGGTTGGCACATCAACAATATCTGCGCCTGTACGTCCTACACGCTCACCGGCTGATGTTGCTGCAGAGTCTTCAGCGCCAGCTCGTATGCAAGCCCGCAAACCCGTGCCGGTACATAAAACCTGGGATGACGAATCTGAAGTGGTGAATATTAGTCATCGCTCGAACGTTAACCCTAAGCATATGTTCCATAACTTTGTTGAAGGTAAATCGAATCAGCTCGGTTTGGCCGCGGCGCGTCAGGTTTCTGATAATCCGGGTACAGCATACAACCCACTCTTTTTATATGGCGGAACAGGTTTAGGTAAAACTCACCTATTGCATGCTGTTGGCAATGCAATTGTTGATAACAAACCGAATGCCAAAGTGGTGTATATGCATTCTGAGCGTTTTGTTCAGGATATGGTTAAAGCGCTACAAAATAATGCGATTGAAGAATTTAAGCGCTATTACCGAAGTGTTGATGCACTGTTGATCGATGATATTCAATTTTTTGCCAATAAAGAGCGCTCTCAAGAAGAGTTCTTCCATACCTTTAATGCGTTATTGGAAGGCAATCAACAGATCATTCTAACTTCAGATCGATACCCAAAAGAGATCAACGGCGTAGAAGATCGCTTAAAATCTCGATTTGGCTGGGGTCTAACTGTCGCGATTGAACCACCAGAGCTTGAAACTCGAGTGGCGATTTTGATGAAAAAAGCAGAAGATCACCAGATACACTTGGCAGATGAAGTGGCGTTCTTTATTGCAAAACGCTTGCGTTCAAATGTTCGTGAGCTCGAAGGTGCATTAAACCGCGTGATAGCGAATGCTAACTTCACGGGTCGCCCAATCACAATAGACTTCGTTCGTGAAGCGTTGCGTGATCTGCTAGCGCTGCAAGAAAAACTGGTCACTATCGACAACATTCAAAAGACGGTAGCGGAATATTATAAAATAAAGATGGCTGATTTGCTGTCTAAACGCCGCTCTCGTTCGGTCACTCGCCCAAGGCAGCTTGCAATGGCACTGTCTAAAGAGTTAACAAACCACAGCTTGCCAGAAATTGGCGATGCTTTTGGTGGTCGTGACCATACTACGGTGCTGCATGCTTGTCGTAAGATACAGCAGCTTCGTGAAGAGAGTCATGATATAAAAGAAGACTATTCTAACCTGATCCGCACCCTTTCATCGTAA
- the mioC gene encoding FMN-binding protein MioC, giving the protein MIHIITGSTLGGAEYVGDHLSDLLQQAGHETTIYNQPVLSDIPTQGTWLVVTSTHGAGDYPDNIKPFIAAIQATPPKMTDVRFAIVALGDSSYDTFCEAGKHARELLKDIGTSEVCEPCEIDVLTTPVPEDAAEIWLKEVITSF; this is encoded by the coding sequence ATGATCCACATAATTACAGGAAGTACCCTTGGTGGCGCTGAATACGTTGGTGATCACCTCAGTGATTTACTGCAACAGGCCGGACATGAAACGACTATCTATAATCAGCCCGTACTTAGTGATATCCCGACCCAAGGCACTTGGTTAGTCGTCACATCGACCCATGGTGCAGGTGATTACCCTGATAATATCAAGCCTTTCATCGCTGCAATTCAAGCAACACCACCAAAAATGACCGACGTTAGGTTCGCAATTGTTGCTTTAGGTGATTCCAGTTACGACACCTTTTGTGAAGCAGGAAAACACGCTCGTGAACTGCTTAAAGATATCGGTACCAGTGAGGTATGTGAACCTTGCGAGATAGACGTATTAACCACTCCAGTACCTGAAGATGCCGCTGAAATATGGCTAAAAGAAGTAATAACATCCTTCTAA
- the yidC gene encoding membrane protein insertase YidC, which translates to MDSQRNILLLALAMVSFLLYQQWQVEKNPAPQSTQQVQNSSTLPAPSFADDLADPAPQSSSPSAQLISINTDVLDLSIDTFGGDVVSAKLTQYDAELDSEDSFVLLKNTQGHSYIAQSGLVGPQGIDLSSSNRPAYQVANKAYTLADGQDELRIPFTYAANGLEYVKTFVFKRGSYAIDVEYDVVNKSGNNATLGMYAHLRQNLMDAGGNLAMPTYRGGAYSTEDVRYKKYSFDDMQDRNLSLSLPDGKGWAAMLQHYFASAWIPREEPGTSLYTRVIGNLGDIGVRMPNKTIADGGEANFHATLWVGPKLQNDMAEVADNLDLVVDYGWLWFIAKPLHSLLSFIQSFVSNWGIAIMVLTFIVRGAMYPLTKAQYTSMAKMRMLQPKLTAMRERIGDDRQRMSQEMMELYKKEKVNPLGGCLPILLQMPIFISLYWALMESVELRHSPFFLWINDLSAQDPYYILPLLMGASMFLIQKMSPTTVTDPMQQKIMTFMPVMFTFFFLWFPSGLVLYWLVSNIVTLIQQTLIYRALEKKGLHTK; encoded by the coding sequence ATGGATTCTCAACGTAATATCCTGCTGCTTGCTTTAGCTATGGTTTCTTTCTTGCTGTACCAACAATGGCAAGTAGAAAAGAACCCTGCGCCACAAAGCACTCAACAGGTTCAAAATAGCAGTACCCTTCCTGCGCCATCTTTTGCTGATGACTTGGCAGATCCGGCACCACAATCAAGTTCGCCTTCAGCTCAGCTCATTAGCATCAATACTGATGTCTTAGATCTGTCTATTGACACTTTTGGCGGTGATGTTGTTTCAGCTAAGCTGACTCAATACGACGCTGAACTTGACTCAGAAGATTCATTTGTATTGCTTAAAAATACTCAAGGTCATAGCTATATCGCTCAAAGTGGTTTAGTTGGTCCTCAAGGTATCGATTTAAGCAGTTCAAATCGCCCAGCTTACCAAGTAGCGAATAAAGCTTACACTTTGGCTGATGGGCAAGATGAACTTCGTATTCCATTTACTTACGCAGCAAACGGCCTTGAATACGTAAAAACATTCGTATTCAAGCGCGGCAGTTACGCGATTGACGTTGAATACGATGTTGTCAACAAATCAGGCAACAACGCAACACTAGGTATGTACGCTCACCTTCGTCAAAACTTGATGGATGCTGGCGGCAACTTAGCAATGCCAACTTATCGTGGTGGTGCATATTCTACTGAAGACGTGCGTTACAAAAAGTACAGCTTCGACGATATGCAAGATCGTAACTTGTCTCTTAGCCTGCCAGATGGCAAAGGTTGGGCGGCAATGCTACAGCACTATTTTGCAAGTGCATGGATCCCTCGTGAAGAGCCAGGCACAAGCCTTTACACTCGTGTCATCGGCAACCTAGGCGACATTGGCGTACGTATGCCAAACAAAACCATTGCAGACGGTGGCGAAGCTAACTTCCACGCAACATTGTGGGTTGGTCCTAAGCTTCAAAACGACATGGCTGAAGTTGCAGACAACCTTGACCTAGTAGTGGATTACGGTTGGTTGTGGTTTATCGCAAAACCACTGCATAGCTTGTTGTCGTTCATTCAAAGCTTTGTTTCTAACTGGGGTATCGCCATCATGGTACTGACGTTTATCGTTCGTGGTGCTATGTACCCACTAACGAAAGCGCAATACACCTCAATGGCTAAAATGCGTATGCTGCAACCGAAACTTACTGCTATGCGTGAGCGTATTGGTGATGACCGTCAGCGTATGAGCCAAGAGATGATGGAGCTGTATAAGAAAGAGAAAGTGAACCCGCTTGGTGGCTGTTTACCTATCTTGCTACAGATGCCAATTTTCATCTCCCTGTACTGGGCGTTAATGGAATCTGTTGAATTGCGTCACTCGCCATTCTTCCTTTGGATTAATGACTTGTCAGCACAAGACCCATACTACATCCTGCCTCTATTGATGGGTGCGAGTATGTTCTTAATTCAAAAAATGAGCCCAACGACAGTTACGGATCCAATGCAGCAGAAGATCATGACCTTTATGCCGGTTATGTTTACCTTCTTCTTCCTATGGTTCCCATCTGGTCTAGTACTTTACTGGCTAGTATCGAACATCGTAACGCTTATCCAGCAAACTCTGATTTATCGAGCACTGGAAAAGAAAGGCTTACATACTAAGTAA